The following are encoded together in the Leguminivora glycinivorella isolate SPB_JAAS2020 chromosome 18, LegGlyc_1.1, whole genome shotgun sequence genome:
- the LOC125236106 gene encoding uncharacterized protein LOC125236106 — MFQNLKRRCRDEPTPLMTIYLEEAARYPDAAPHLLYESIVSSMRTWRRTNQPSVPRTLTQLADALQNHAQYSSHFIGMVEAGGGQAVLLSAPGASRRRGGTTTYSCTAAACRASFNVHDDVLGPVRGEHDHEEEPWIPNRNQMFQNLKRRCRDEPTPLMTIYLEEAARYPDAAPHLLYESKVSSMRTWRRTNQPSVPRTLTQLADALQNHAQYSSHFIGMVEAGGDQAVLLGAPGFQELLSASDIITDQPNKTALTRGGTLKLATIFFADSAPRDKRSSHHPIRGDGRELKNLRIHPTLHGDPASRAARALTICSRQPTPPAHSELQPRQLSLHGARSETVSASYHVAPAALSHQATLSLAAASIPAAPTTRRPTTSDYACRASPPQHRRPTSRSAAPRTVPAPAMDHTCTLCGYATRSGHMMRHQISKHRGLMVESGRRAFEKYGFFETYTPAKKYCPQKYLPPKWLVNAVTGTDREWLEALYTGAIQGEEE, encoded by the exons ATGTTCCAAAATCTGAAACGACGCTGTCGGGACGAGCCGACCCCATTAATGACCATTTATTTGGAGGAAGCGGCAAG ATACCCAGATGCCGCCCCACATCTCTTATACGAAAGTATAGTGTCCTCGATGCGTACTTGGAGACGAACAAACCAACCGTCAGTGCCGCGGACACTAACCCAACTGGCAGATGCACTGCAAAATCACGCCCAATACTCCAGCCACTTCATCGGCATGGTGGAAGCAGGCGGGGGCCAGGCTGTTTTATTGAGCGCGCCCgg GGCATCGCGAAGGCGAGGGGGAACCACGACCTACAGCTGTACGGCGGCAGCATGCAGAGCGAGCTTCAACGTGCATGACGACGTCCTGGGACCAGTCCGCGGAGAACACGACCATGAAGAGGAACCATGGATTCCAAACAG gAACCAAATGTTCCAAAATCTGAAACGACGCTGTCGGGACGAGCCGACCCCATTAATGACCATTTATTTGGAGGAAGCGGCAAG ATACCCAGATGCCGCCCCACATCTCTTATACGAAAGTAAAGTGTCCTCGATGCGTACTTGGAGGCGAACAAACCAACCGTCAGTGCCGCGGACACTAACCCAACTAGCAGATGCACTGCAAAATCACGCCCAATACTCCAGCCACTTTATCGGCATGGTGGAAGCAGGCGGGGACCAGGCTGTTTTATTGGGCGCGCCcgg gTTCCAGGAGCTTCTGTCGGCAAGTGACATTATCACAGACCAAcccaacaagacggcccttaccaGGGGGGGCACACTTAAGCTGGCAACAATTTTCTTTGCCGACAGCGCTCCTAGGGACAAGCGATCGagtcatcatccgatacgtggagatggtcgagagcTGAAgaatcttaggatc CACCCCACActtcatggcgaccctgccagtcgGGCTGCTCGAGCACTAACCATCTGCTCGAGGCAGCCCACCCCGCCCGCGCACTCCGAACTACAACCGCGCCAGCTCAGCCTCCACGGCGCACGCTCTGAGACTGTATCAGCCAGCTACCACGTCGCCCCAGCTGCGCTAAGTCACCAAGCCACGCTAAGCCTCGCCGCAGCTAGTATACCAGCAGCACCGACAACAAGGCGGCCGACGACAAGTGATTATGCGTGCCGAGCCAGTCCACCGCAGCATCGTCGACCCACGTCCCGCAGCGCAGCACCGCGCACCGTACCCGCTCCAGCCATGGACCACACG TGCACCCTCTGCGGGTATGCCACGCGCAGCGGGCATATGATGCGACACCAGATAAGTAAACACAGAGGGCTGATGGTGGAGTCCGGAAGAAGAGCATTTGAGAAGTATGGATTTTTCGAAACTTACACACCGGCCAAGAAATATTGCCCACAAAAATATCTACCTCCAAAATGGCTGGTGAATGCAGTCACCGGGACGGACAGGGAGTGGCTGGAGGCCCTGTACACAGGCGCGATACAGGGCGAGGAGGAGTAG